A single Phytohabitans houttuyneae DNA region contains:
- a CDS encoding xanthine dehydrogenase family protein molybdopterin-binding subunit, with translation MSRNLVGRDVARVDGRAKVTGTARYAADQPVEGLLHGFLVLSTIARGDVARIDTDEARRSPGVVAVYTHENMPPLTVPEGFFVKGFLPMQQAWIHHNGQPVALVVAHTFEQARDAATRVHVEYRTETPAVALADATEDPFVPLPFHGEANEVIRGDVERAFAGAAVLLDAEYRSPVHHHNPIEPHATTSVWEGNRVTVYETAQGVNATRAMVAAACRVPEDDVRVISPYLGGGFGAKGLVWPHTLLTAAVSRDLGRPVRTVLTRAQMYTSAGHRSEFRQRLRIGADRDGRLTAIEHTTTAQLTRTDESVFNPSVATHTLYACPNVHVRQLGVRLDMPTSSFMRSPELTAQFGLETALDELSHSLGIDPVDLRLRNDVHVDQRTREPYTGRHLAECYRLAAEAFGWRRRDSRPGVRRDGDEYVGWGMATETHTFGNFPASASASVLTDGRIRVSVATQDIGTGTYTVLSQVAADAAGVPLEQVTTAIGDTALPEAGLSVASSTVPSVVPSVDKAARDVRDAVVRLAVADRRSPLYGVPVDRVVVEQGRLFDSRRRSRSDTYRAVVGRHGRPVVAEAAVENAPGHTYGAVFVEVRVHARYGRVRVTRVVGAYDPGRVLNRRTLRGQVLGGVTWGVGLALMEHTAVDRATGRVVNPNLSTYLVPVNADAPPRVDVLFVDQQDPGSTAIGAKGFGETPMTGVPAAIGNAIFHATGRRLREVPFTLDKLL, from the coding sequence ATGAGCAGGAACCTGGTCGGACGGGACGTCGCCCGGGTCGACGGCCGGGCGAAGGTCACCGGCACCGCGCGGTACGCGGCGGACCAACCCGTAGAGGGCCTGTTGCACGGATTTCTGGTGCTGAGCACGATCGCCCGCGGTGACGTGGCGCGCATCGACACGGACGAGGCACGGCGCAGCCCCGGGGTGGTCGCCGTCTACACCCACGAAAACATGCCGCCGCTCACAGTGCCCGAGGGCTTCTTCGTCAAGGGCTTCCTGCCGATGCAACAGGCGTGGATCCACCACAACGGGCAGCCGGTGGCACTCGTCGTCGCGCACACCTTCGAACAGGCCCGTGACGCCGCCACCCGCGTACACGTCGAGTACCGGACGGAAACGCCGGCCGTCGCGCTCGCCGATGCCACCGAGGACCCCTTCGTTCCGCTGCCGTTCCACGGGGAGGCGAACGAGGTGATCCGCGGCGACGTCGAGCGGGCGTTCGCCGGCGCGGCCGTCCTGCTCGACGCCGAGTACCGGTCCCCGGTCCACCACCACAACCCGATCGAGCCGCACGCCACAACCTCGGTGTGGGAGGGAAACCGGGTGACGGTGTACGAGACCGCGCAGGGCGTCAACGCCACCCGGGCCATGGTGGCCGCCGCCTGCCGCGTGCCGGAGGACGACGTACGGGTGATCTCGCCCTATCTTGGCGGCGGGTTCGGCGCCAAAGGGCTGGTCTGGCCGCACACGTTGCTCACCGCCGCGGTCTCCCGTGACCTGGGCCGTCCAGTGCGGACAGTGCTGACCCGGGCGCAGATGTACACCTCGGCCGGGCACCGGTCCGAGTTTCGCCAGCGGCTGCGCATCGGCGCCGACAGAGACGGGCGGCTGACCGCGATCGAGCACACCACCACCGCCCAGCTCACCCGCACCGACGAGTCCGTATTCAACCCGAGCGTCGCCACACACACCCTCTACGCCTGCCCGAACGTGCACGTGCGGCAGCTCGGCGTCCGGCTGGACATGCCGACCTCCAGCTTCATGCGGTCACCGGAGCTCACGGCACAGTTCGGGCTGGAGACGGCGCTGGACGAGCTGAGCCACAGCCTCGGGATCGACCCGGTCGACCTGCGCCTGCGCAACGACGTCCACGTCGACCAGCGCACCCGCGAGCCCTACACCGGCCGGCACCTCGCCGAGTGCTACCGGTTGGCCGCCGAGGCGTTCGGCTGGCGGCGGCGCGACAGCCGCCCTGGTGTCCGCCGGGACGGCGACGAGTACGTCGGCTGGGGCATGGCCACCGAGACGCACACCTTCGGCAACTTCCCGGCGAGTGCCAGCGCGAGCGTGCTGACGGACGGCCGGATACGGGTGAGCGTGGCCACCCAGGACATCGGCACCGGCACGTACACGGTGCTGTCCCAAGTGGCGGCGGACGCGGCGGGCGTGCCGCTGGAGCAGGTCACCACAGCCATCGGTGACACCGCACTGCCGGAGGCGGGACTGTCGGTCGCCTCGTCGACGGTGCCGAGCGTCGTCCCGTCGGTGGACAAGGCCGCCCGTGACGTCCGCGACGCCGTGGTCCGGCTGGCGGTCGCCGACCGCCGCTCGCCGCTGTACGGCGTCCCGGTCGACCGGGTCGTCGTCGAGCAGGGCCGGTTGTTCGACTCCCGCAGGCGGTCGCGATCCGACACCTACCGCGCTGTCGTCGGCCGCCACGGCCGGCCGGTCGTGGCGGAGGCCGCCGTCGAGAACGCGCCGGGGCACACCTACGGTGCGGTCTTCGTCGAGGTGCGGGTGCACGCTCGGTACGGCCGGGTGCGGGTGACCCGCGTCGTCGGCGCGTACGACCCCGGTCGCGTGCTGAACCGGCGGACGCTGCGCGGACAGGTCCTCGGCGGGGTGACCTGGGGCGTCGGGCTCGCCCTGATGGAGCACACGGCGGTCGATCGCGCGACCGGGCGGGTGGTCAATCCGAACCTGTCCACCTACCTGGTGCCGGTCAACGCCGACGCGCCACCGCGGGTGGACGTGCTCTTCGTCGACCAGCAGGACCCGGGCAGCACGGCGATCGGCGCCAAGGGCTTCGGCGAGACCCCCATGACCGGGGTACCGGCCGCGATCGGCAACGCCATCTTTCACGCCACCGGCCGCCGCCTGCGCGAGGTCCCCTTCACCCTGGACAAGCTGCTGTGA
- a CDS encoding helix-turn-helix domain-containing protein has product MRRPTLLVSQIRHLGRGGPVTVVAHSMGGPVLTRVAQQVPDLVAHAVYLAAVMPASGKAAGPYFELPENAGALVLTALRGDPEAFGALRLDLASNDPAYRQQVRDAFYGDVAPHLADAALGLLTPETLRPAGHGSPGNPANHSGHRTSLLVVAAGRLHRVAVLVLEGAKPLDVGIPAQVFTTRASMPYEVRVCGAAPGLVTGGDGLSYHVADGLDALAWAEIIFVPGYRFPDREDPPRVVVDALVAAHERGARLAAISTGAFALAATGLLDGRRATTHWHYTRALKEKHPAVRVDENVLFVDEGSVLTSAGAASGIDLCLHILRGDLGVGASNHAARRLVAAPYRSGGQAQYVPRSVPEPLGERFAVTREWALHRLDKPLTLETLARHAAVSPRTFSRRFVEDTGYTPMQWVLRARIDLARELLERSQRSVEQIAADVGLGTGANLRLHFQRILGTTPSEYRRTFAPGEQLA; this is encoded by the coding sequence GTGAGGCGGCCGACCCTGCTCGTCTCCCAGATCAGACACCTCGGACGTGGCGGCCCGGTGACCGTGGTGGCCCACAGCATGGGCGGCCCCGTGCTGACCCGGGTGGCGCAGCAGGTCCCCGACCTGGTGGCGCACGCCGTGTACCTCGCCGCGGTCATGCCCGCCTCCGGCAAGGCGGCCGGCCCGTACTTCGAGCTGCCGGAAAACGCGGGCGCACTCGTCCTGACCGCACTCCGGGGCGATCCCGAGGCATTCGGGGCGCTGCGGCTCGACCTCGCCTCGAACGACCCCGCCTACCGCCAGCAGGTTCGCGACGCGTTCTACGGCGACGTCGCTCCGCACCTCGCCGACGCCGCGCTGGGCCTGCTTACCCCGGAAACCCTGCGCCCGGCGGGGCATGGTTCGCCAGGGAACCCGGCGAACCATAGTGGTCACCGCACTAGTCTTTTGGTTGTGGCTGCTGGTCGCCTGCATCGTGTCGCCGTCCTGGTGCTTGAGGGGGCAAAGCCGCTTGACGTGGGCATCCCGGCACAGGTGTTCACCACGCGGGCGAGCATGCCGTACGAGGTGCGGGTCTGCGGGGCGGCGCCTGGCCTGGTGACCGGCGGCGACGGCCTGTCGTACCACGTCGCCGACGGCCTCGACGCGCTCGCCTGGGCCGAGATCATCTTCGTGCCCGGTTACCGCTTTCCGGACCGCGAGGACCCGCCGCGGGTCGTGGTCGACGCGCTGGTCGCCGCGCACGAGCGGGGCGCGCGGTTGGCCGCCATCTCGACCGGCGCCTTCGCGTTGGCCGCCACCGGCCTGCTCGACGGGCGGCGCGCGACCACGCACTGGCACTACACCCGGGCCCTGAAGGAGAAGCACCCGGCCGTGCGGGTCGACGAAAACGTGCTGTTCGTCGACGAGGGCAGCGTGCTGACGTCGGCCGGCGCCGCCTCGGGCATCGACCTGTGCCTGCACATCCTGCGGGGTGATCTCGGGGTGGGCGCCTCCAACCACGCGGCGCGGCGGTTGGTCGCGGCGCCGTACCGCAGCGGCGGCCAGGCACAGTACGTGCCGCGTAGCGTGCCCGAGCCGCTCGGTGAGCGGTTCGCGGTCACCCGCGAGTGGGCGCTGCACCGGCTGGACAAGCCCCTCACGCTTGAGACGCTCGCCCGGCACGCGGCGGTGTCGCCGCGCACGTTCTCCCGGCGGTTCGTCGAGGACACCGGCTACACGCCGATGCAGTGGGTGCTGCGCGCCCGCATCGACCTGGCCCGCGAGCTGCTCGAACGCTCACAGCGCAGCGTCGAGCAGATCGCCGCCGACGTCGGGCTGGGCACGGGCGCCAACCTGCGGCTGCACTTCCAGCGCATTCTCGGCACCACTCCGAGCGAGTACCGCCGCACCTTCGCACCCGGCGAACAGCTGGCGTGA
- the gap gene encoding type I glyceraldehyde-3-phosphate dehydrogenase produces the protein MTRIAINGFGRIGRNVLRALLERDSKLDVVAVNDLTDPAALARLLAFDSTAGRLGRPVTVDGDTLVVDGRRITVLAQREPSELPWAELGVDIVLEVTGRFTSADAARAHLAAGAKRVLVGAPSEGADVTLAFGVNNDAYDPAVHTIVSNASCTTNALAPLAAVLDELAGIEHGFMTTVHAYTQEQNLQDGPHRDARRARAAAVNIVPTTTGAAKAIGKVLPRLSGKLSGDSIRVPVPVGSIVELNTTVARDVTRDEVLTAYRVAADGPLAGILEYSDDPLVSSDIVANPASSIFDSALTRVDGRHVKVVAWYDNEWGFSNRVIDTLELLAAE, from the coding sequence ATGACACGCATCGCCATCAACGGATTCGGCCGCATCGGCCGCAACGTGCTGCGCGCTCTGCTGGAACGCGACAGCAAGCTCGACGTCGTCGCCGTCAACGACCTCACCGACCCCGCGGCACTTGCCCGACTGCTCGCGTTCGACAGCACGGCGGGACGGCTCGGCCGCCCGGTGACCGTCGACGGGGACACCCTGGTGGTCGACGGTCGCCGCATCACGGTGCTCGCCCAGCGGGAGCCGTCCGAGCTGCCCTGGGCCGAGCTCGGCGTCGACATCGTGCTCGAGGTCACCGGCCGCTTCACCTCGGCGGACGCCGCCCGCGCCCACCTCGCCGCGGGGGCGAAGAGGGTGCTGGTCGGCGCGCCCTCCGAGGGTGCCGATGTCACGCTCGCGTTCGGGGTCAACAACGACGCGTATGACCCGGCCGTCCACACGATCGTCTCGAACGCCTCCTGCACGACAAACGCGCTGGCGCCGCTGGCCGCGGTGCTCGACGAGCTCGCCGGCATCGAGCACGGCTTCATGACCACGGTGCACGCCTACACGCAGGAGCAGAACCTGCAGGACGGCCCGCACCGCGACGCCCGCCGCGCCCGCGCCGCCGCGGTCAACATCGTGCCGACCACGACCGGTGCGGCGAAAGCGATCGGCAAGGTGCTGCCACGCCTTTCCGGCAAGCTGTCCGGCGACTCGATCCGAGTGCCGGTACCGGTGGGCTCGATCGTGGAGCTCAACACGACCGTCGCCCGTGACGTGACCCGCGACGAGGTGCTGACCGCATACCGGGTCGCGGCGGACGGCCCGCTCGCCGGCATCCTCGAGTACTCCGACGACCCCCTCGTCTCCTCCGACATCGTCGCCAACCCCGCGTCGTCAATCTTCGACTCGGCCCTCACCCGCGTCGACGGCCGCCACGTCAAGGTGGTCGCCTGGTACGACAACGAATGGGGCTTCTCCAACCGCGTGATCGACACGCTCGAACTGCTCGCGGCGGAGTAG
- a CDS encoding DinB family protein — MTPEVQQLRAVLDGLRAAVLRKLAGLSDDDARRSTVDSGTNLAGLVQHLTFVESLWFEEVVAGGKAGRGNRSMQVDPSVSVRTLRAEYRAACAASNEIIAAAGDADSPVHRHGKVRDLRSVLLAVIEETARHAGHADIIREQIDGQTGR; from the coding sequence ATGACTCCCGAGGTCCAGCAGCTGCGCGCGGTGCTCGACGGGCTACGGGCCGCGGTGCTCAGGAAGCTGGCCGGACTGAGCGACGACGACGCGCGGCGCAGCACGGTCGACTCGGGCACCAACCTCGCCGGGCTGGTGCAGCACCTCACTTTCGTCGAGTCACTGTGGTTCGAGGAGGTCGTCGCCGGTGGGAAGGCAGGCAGGGGCAACCGGTCGATGCAGGTCGACCCATCGGTCTCGGTGCGGACCCTCCGGGCCGAGTACCGCGCCGCCTGTGCGGCAAGCAACGAGATCATCGCCGCCGCCGGCGACGCGGACTCGCCGGTGCACCGACACGGCAAGGTGCGCGACCTTCGATCGGTGCTGCTCGCCGTCATCGAGGAGACCGCCCGCCACGCCGGGCACGCCGACATCATCCGCGAGCAGATAGACGGCCAGACCGGCCGTTGA